In Carya illinoinensis cultivar Pawnee chromosome 7, C.illinoinensisPawnee_v1, whole genome shotgun sequence, the following are encoded in one genomic region:
- the LOC122317380 gene encoding uncharacterized protein LOC122317380 isoform X1 — translation MATETKSCAVKVRPSLQDGPSKGKLDSSSANRKKVEGSIKQPIDSKQKSATTVAKTEVKSKTTSASAKTTTKTTTKVREKKVYTLPGQKYDPPEEREPLRIFYESLSKQIPTSEMAEFWMMEHGLLSSERAKKAYEKKLRRQKEIRMGTPIKSLKPLSKPESSQKQQQASKNGNLKAKKRIINESDDEEEFILSPKRRKG, via the exons atGGCTACGGAGACGAAAAGCTGTGCGGTGAAGGTGAGGCCGAGCCTGCAAGATGGTCCTTCAAAAGGAAAGTTGGATTCTTCTTCTGCCAACAGGAAGAAGGTTGAGGGCTCAATCAAACAGCCTATTGATTCAAAGCAGAAATCTGCGACTACTGTCGCAAAAACTGAG GTTAAGTCGAAAACAACATCAGCATCagcaaaaacaacaacaaagacTACTACCAAAGTAAGAGAGAAGAAAGTGTACACTTTGCCCGGTCAGAAATACGATCCTCCTGAAGAG AGAGAACCCCTCAGGATTTTCTATGAGTCATTGTCAAAACAGATCCCCACAAGCGAAATGGCAGAATTTTG GATGATGGAGCATGGATTGCTCTCCTCTGAAAGAGCTAAAAAGGCATATGAGAAGAAGCTGAGAAGGCAAAAGGAAATTCGGATGGGAACTCCTATTAAATCTTTAAAACCACTTAGTAAACCTGAGAGTTCACAGAAGCAACAGCAGGCATCAAAGAATGGCAATTTGAAAGCTAAGAAAAGAATAATTAATGAGagtgatgatgaagaagaattCATTCTGAGCCCCAAGAGAAGGAAAGGGTAA
- the LOC122317380 gene encoding uncharacterized protein LOC122317380 isoform X2 has product MATETKSCAVKVRPSLQDGPSKGKLDSSSANRKKVEGSIKQPIDSKQKSATTVAKTEVKSKTTSASAKTTTKTTTKVREKKVYTLPGQKYDPPEEREPLRIFYESLSKQIPTSEMAEFWLLTEA; this is encoded by the exons atGGCTACGGAGACGAAAAGCTGTGCGGTGAAGGTGAGGCCGAGCCTGCAAGATGGTCCTTCAAAAGGAAAGTTGGATTCTTCTTCTGCCAACAGGAAGAAGGTTGAGGGCTCAATCAAACAGCCTATTGATTCAAAGCAGAAATCTGCGACTACTGTCGCAAAAACTGAG GTTAAGTCGAAAACAACATCAGCATCagcaaaaacaacaacaaagacTACTACCAAAGTAAGAGAGAAGAAAGTGTACACTTTGCCCGGTCAGAAATACGATCCTCCTGAAGAG AGAGAACCCCTCAGGATTTTCTATGAGTCATTGTCAAAACAGATCCCCACAAGCGAAATGGCAGAATTTTG GTTGCTGACGGAGGCATGA